One window of Triticum dicoccoides isolate Atlit2015 ecotype Zavitan chromosome 5A, WEW_v2.0, whole genome shotgun sequence genomic DNA carries:
- the LOC119301191 gene encoding alpha-galactosidase-like isoform X4, with protein MARAAAPLLPFFFLLLSSTSPAAAQKNLLGRTPQMGWNSWNHFGCKIDEVIIRKIADAMVDTGLAKLGYEYINLDDCWASHDRDSQGNLAANGTAFPSGMRALADYVHGKGLKLGLYGDAGLRTCSRLQPGSLGYEDQDARTLAAWGIDYLKYDNCNNQNISPLTRYNRMSEALMNSGRDVFFSLCEWGVDDPATWAGSFANSWRTTEDIKNTWESMTDNADKNDKWAPYAGPGGWNDPDMLEVGNGGMTIEEYRSHFSIWALVKAPLILGCDISSMSAETKEIITNQNVIAVNQGRVISPKWSCENLKMVLSFADSSLDKLGVQGRKVQQDGDLEVWAGRLSRGRVALVLWNRGPAEASITASWSNIGLNQSAVVDAHDLWTDEVTSSMQGNLTNKMDSHACKMYVLTPK; from the exons ATGGCGAGAGCGGCGGCGCCCttgctccccttcttcttcctcctgctgTCGTCAACATCGCCGGCGGCCGCCCAGAAGAATCTCCTTGGCCGGACTCCCCAGATGGG GTGGAATAGCTGGAACCACTTCGGCTGCAAGATAGATGAGGTGATAATCCGAAAAATAG CTGATGCCATGGTGGATACTGGTCTTGCGAAACTGGGATATGAGTATATCAACTTAG ACGACTGTTGGGCATCTCATGACAGAGACTCCCAG GGCAATCTAGCTGCAAATGGAACAGCATTTCCATCAGGAATGAGGGCCTTAGCAGATTATGTGCACGGGAAAGGGCTCAAACTTGGACTCTACGGCGATGCAGG ACTGCGAACTTGCAGCAGACTGCAGCCCGGTTCGCTAGGATACGAAGACCAAGATGCGAGAACTTTGGCAGCTTGG GGGATTGACTACCTGAAGTATGACAACTGCAACAACCAAAACATCAGCCCACTAACAAG ATATAACAGGATGAGTGAAGCCCTTATGAATTCTGGAAGGGACGTTTTCTTCTCCCTTTGCGAATG GGGTGTGGATGATCCAGCGACATGGGCAGGCAGCTTTGCAAACAGCTGGAGGACAACAGAAGACATCAAGAACACATGGGAAAG CATGACGGACAACGCTGACAAGAACGACAAGTGGGCACCTTATGCAGGGCCTGGTGGATGGAATG ACCCAGACATGCTGGAAGTAGGAAACGGGGGGATGACAATAGAAGAGTACCGTTCTCATTTCAGCATATGGGCTCTAGTCAAG GCTCCTCTGATACTTGGCTGCGATATCAGCTCAATGAGCGCTGAAAccaaggaaatcatcaccaatcAGAATGTCATTGCAGTTAATCAAGGTAGAGTCATTTCTCCAAAATGGTCATGTGAAAATTTAAAGATGGTACTAAGCTTTGCCGATTCATCATTAGACAAACTTGGGGTACAAGGGCGTAAAGTGCAACAAGATGGAGATCTAGAA GTTTGGGCTGGTCGCTTAAGTCGAGGGAGAGTTGCTCTTGTGCTGTGGAACAGAGGGCCTGCTGAAGCATCTATTACTGCTAGTTGGAGCAACATTGGTCTAAACCAATCAGCTGTTGTAGATGCTCATGATCTGTGGACA GATGAGGTTACATCATCAATGCAAGGAAACCTGACGAATAAGATGGATTCTCATGCTTGCAAGATGTATGTGTTGACCCCAAAATAG
- the LOC119301191 gene encoding alpha-galactosidase-like isoform X1, with the protein MARAAAPLLPFFFLLLSSTSPAAAQKNLLGRTPQMGWNSWNHFGCKIDEVIIRKIADAMVDTGLAKLGYEYINLGNRFAFLARFGFPPFQLFMFRNEACNIHSGYICFETADDCWASHDRDSQGNLAANGTAFPSGMRALADYVHGKGLKLGLYGDAGLRTCSRLQPGSLGYEDQDARTLAAWGIDYLKYDNCNNQNISPLTRYNRMSEALMNSGRDVFFSLCEWGVDDPATWAGSFANSWRTTEDIKNTWESMTDNADKNDKWAPYAGPGGWNDPDMLEVGNGGMTIEEYRSHFSIWALVKAPLILGCDISSMSAETKEIITNQNVIAVNQGRVISPKWSCENLKMVLSFADSSLDKLGVQGRKVQQDGDLEVWAGRLSRGRVALVLWNRGPAEASITASWSNIGLNQSAVVDAHDLWTDEVTSSMQGNLTNKMDSHACKMYVLTPK; encoded by the exons ATGGCGAGAGCGGCGGCGCCCttgctccccttcttcttcctcctgctgTCGTCAACATCGCCGGCGGCCGCCCAGAAGAATCTCCTTGGCCGGACTCCCCAGATGGG GTGGAATAGCTGGAACCACTTCGGCTGCAAGATAGATGAGGTGATAATCCGAAAAATAG CTGATGCCATGGTGGATACTGGTCTTGCGAAACTGGGATATGAGTATATCAACTTAGGTAATCGCTTCGCGTTTCTCGCTCGCTTTGGTTTTCCCCCTTTTCAACTCTTCATGTTTAGAAATGAGGCCTGCAATATTCACAGTGGATATATTTGTTTTGAAACTGCAGACGACTGTTGGGCATCTCATGACAGAGACTCCCAG GGCAATCTAGCTGCAAATGGAACAGCATTTCCATCAGGAATGAGGGCCTTAGCAGATTATGTGCACGGGAAAGGGCTCAAACTTGGACTCTACGGCGATGCAGG ACTGCGAACTTGCAGCAGACTGCAGCCCGGTTCGCTAGGATACGAAGACCAAGATGCGAGAACTTTGGCAGCTTGG GGGATTGACTACCTGAAGTATGACAACTGCAACAACCAAAACATCAGCCCACTAACAAG ATATAACAGGATGAGTGAAGCCCTTATGAATTCTGGAAGGGACGTTTTCTTCTCCCTTTGCGAATG GGGTGTGGATGATCCAGCGACATGGGCAGGCAGCTTTGCAAACAGCTGGAGGACAACAGAAGACATCAAGAACACATGGGAAAG CATGACGGACAACGCTGACAAGAACGACAAGTGGGCACCTTATGCAGGGCCTGGTGGATGGAATG ACCCAGACATGCTGGAAGTAGGAAACGGGGGGATGACAATAGAAGAGTACCGTTCTCATTTCAGCATATGGGCTCTAGTCAAG GCTCCTCTGATACTTGGCTGCGATATCAGCTCAATGAGCGCTGAAAccaaggaaatcatcaccaatcAGAATGTCATTGCAGTTAATCAAGGTAGAGTCATTTCTCCAAAATGGTCATGTGAAAATTTAAAGATGGTACTAAGCTTTGCCGATTCATCATTAGACAAACTTGGGGTACAAGGGCGTAAAGTGCAACAAGATGGAGATCTAGAA GTTTGGGCTGGTCGCTTAAGTCGAGGGAGAGTTGCTCTTGTGCTGTGGAACAGAGGGCCTGCTGAAGCATCTATTACTGCTAGTTGGAGCAACATTGGTCTAAACCAATCAGCTGTTGTAGATGCTCATGATCTGTGGACA GATGAGGTTACATCATCAATGCAAGGAAACCTGACGAATAAGATGGATTCTCATGCTTGCAAGATGTATGTGTTGACCCCAAAATAG
- the LOC119301191 gene encoding alpha-galactosidase-like isoform X5, which yields MARAAAPLLPFFFLLLSSTSPAAAQKNLLGRTPQMGWNSWNHFGCKIDEVIIRKIADAMVDTGLAKLGYEYINLDDCWASHDRDSQGNLAANGTAFPSGMRALADYVHGKGLKLGLYGDAGLRTCSRLQPGSLGYEDQDARTLAAWGIDYLKYDNCNNQNISPLTRYNRMSEALMNSGRDVFFSLCEWGVDDPATWAGSFANSWRTTEDIKNTWESMTDNADKNDKWAPYAGPGGWNDPDMLEVGNGGMTIEEYRSHFSIWALVKAPLILGCDISSMSAETKEIITNQNVIAVNQDKLGVQGRKVQQDGDLEVWAGRLSRGRVALVLWNRGPAEASITASWSNIGLNQSAVVDAHDLWTVSTLSNHMSLMVKTTKHSLICIQNCSSTPFSCV from the exons ATGGCGAGAGCGGCGGCGCCCttgctccccttcttcttcctcctgctgTCGTCAACATCGCCGGCGGCCGCCCAGAAGAATCTCCTTGGCCGGACTCCCCAGATGGG GTGGAATAGCTGGAACCACTTCGGCTGCAAGATAGATGAGGTGATAATCCGAAAAATAG CTGATGCCATGGTGGATACTGGTCTTGCGAAACTGGGATATGAGTATATCAACTTAG ACGACTGTTGGGCATCTCATGACAGAGACTCCCAG GGCAATCTAGCTGCAAATGGAACAGCATTTCCATCAGGAATGAGGGCCTTAGCAGATTATGTGCACGGGAAAGGGCTCAAACTTGGACTCTACGGCGATGCAGG ACTGCGAACTTGCAGCAGACTGCAGCCCGGTTCGCTAGGATACGAAGACCAAGATGCGAGAACTTTGGCAGCTTGG GGGATTGACTACCTGAAGTATGACAACTGCAACAACCAAAACATCAGCCCACTAACAAG ATATAACAGGATGAGTGAAGCCCTTATGAATTCTGGAAGGGACGTTTTCTTCTCCCTTTGCGAATG GGGTGTGGATGATCCAGCGACATGGGCAGGCAGCTTTGCAAACAGCTGGAGGACAACAGAAGACATCAAGAACACATGGGAAAG CATGACGGACAACGCTGACAAGAACGACAAGTGGGCACCTTATGCAGGGCCTGGTGGATGGAATG ACCCAGACATGCTGGAAGTAGGAAACGGGGGGATGACAATAGAAGAGTACCGTTCTCATTTCAGCATATGGGCTCTAGTCAAG GCTCCTCTGATACTTGGCTGCGATATCAGCTCAATGAGCGCTGAAAccaaggaaatcatcaccaatcAGAATGTCATTGCAGTTAATCAAG ACAAACTTGGGGTACAAGGGCGTAAAGTGCAACAAGATGGAGATCTAGAA GTTTGGGCTGGTCGCTTAAGTCGAGGGAGAGTTGCTCTTGTGCTGTGGAACAGAGGGCCTGCTGAAGCATCTATTACTGCTAGTTGGAGCAACATTGGTCTAAACCAATCAGCTGTTGTAGATGCTCATGATCTGTGGACAGTAAGCACTTTGTCTAATCATATGAGCCTCATGGTTAAAACCACAAAACATTCTCTGATTTGCATACAAAACTGTTCTTCAACCCCCTTTTCCTGCGTGTGA
- the LOC119301191 gene encoding alpha-galactosidase-like isoform X2, with protein sequence MARAAAPLLPFFFLLLSSTSPAAAQKNLLGRTPQMGWNSWNHFGCKIDEVIIRKIADAMVDTGLAKLGYEYINLGNRFAFLARFGFPPFQLFMFRNEACNIHSGYICFETADDCWASHDRDSQGNLAANGTAFPSGMRALADYVHGKGLKLGLYGDAGLRTCSRLQPGSLGYEDQDARTLAAWGIDYLKYDNCNNQNISPLTRYNRMSEALMNSGRDVFFSLCEWGVDDPATWAGSFANSWRTTEDIKNTWESMTDNADKNDKWAPYAGPGGWNDPDMLEVGNGGMTIEEYRSHFSIWALVKAPLILGCDISSMSAETKEIITNQNVIAVNQDKLGVQGRKVQQDGDLEVWAGRLSRGRVALVLWNRGPAEASITASWSNIGLNQSAVVDAHDLWTVSTLSNHMSLMVKTTKHSLICIQNCSSTPFSCV encoded by the exons ATGGCGAGAGCGGCGGCGCCCttgctccccttcttcttcctcctgctgTCGTCAACATCGCCGGCGGCCGCCCAGAAGAATCTCCTTGGCCGGACTCCCCAGATGGG GTGGAATAGCTGGAACCACTTCGGCTGCAAGATAGATGAGGTGATAATCCGAAAAATAG CTGATGCCATGGTGGATACTGGTCTTGCGAAACTGGGATATGAGTATATCAACTTAGGTAATCGCTTCGCGTTTCTCGCTCGCTTTGGTTTTCCCCCTTTTCAACTCTTCATGTTTAGAAATGAGGCCTGCAATATTCACAGTGGATATATTTGTTTTGAAACTGCAGACGACTGTTGGGCATCTCATGACAGAGACTCCCAG GGCAATCTAGCTGCAAATGGAACAGCATTTCCATCAGGAATGAGGGCCTTAGCAGATTATGTGCACGGGAAAGGGCTCAAACTTGGACTCTACGGCGATGCAGG ACTGCGAACTTGCAGCAGACTGCAGCCCGGTTCGCTAGGATACGAAGACCAAGATGCGAGAACTTTGGCAGCTTGG GGGATTGACTACCTGAAGTATGACAACTGCAACAACCAAAACATCAGCCCACTAACAAG ATATAACAGGATGAGTGAAGCCCTTATGAATTCTGGAAGGGACGTTTTCTTCTCCCTTTGCGAATG GGGTGTGGATGATCCAGCGACATGGGCAGGCAGCTTTGCAAACAGCTGGAGGACAACAGAAGACATCAAGAACACATGGGAAAG CATGACGGACAACGCTGACAAGAACGACAAGTGGGCACCTTATGCAGGGCCTGGTGGATGGAATG ACCCAGACATGCTGGAAGTAGGAAACGGGGGGATGACAATAGAAGAGTACCGTTCTCATTTCAGCATATGGGCTCTAGTCAAG GCTCCTCTGATACTTGGCTGCGATATCAGCTCAATGAGCGCTGAAAccaaggaaatcatcaccaatcAGAATGTCATTGCAGTTAATCAAG ACAAACTTGGGGTACAAGGGCGTAAAGTGCAACAAGATGGAGATCTAGAA GTTTGGGCTGGTCGCTTAAGTCGAGGGAGAGTTGCTCTTGTGCTGTGGAACAGAGGGCCTGCTGAAGCATCTATTACTGCTAGTTGGAGCAACATTGGTCTAAACCAATCAGCTGTTGTAGATGCTCATGATCTGTGGACAGTAAGCACTTTGTCTAATCATATGAGCCTCATGGTTAAAACCACAAAACATTCTCTGATTTGCATACAAAACTGTTCTTCAACCCCCTTTTCCTGCGTGTGA
- the LOC119301191 gene encoding alpha-galactosidase-like isoform X3: MARAAAPLLPFFFLLLSSTSPAAAQKNLLGRTPQMGWNSWNHFGCKIDEVIIRKIADAMVDTGLAKLGYEYINLGNRFAFLARFGFPPFQLFMFRNEACNIHSGYICFETADDCWASHDRDSQGNLAANGTAFPSGMRALADYVHGKGLKLGLYGDAGLRTCSRLQPGSLGYEDQDARTLAAWGIDYLKYDNCNNQNISPLTRYNRMSEALMNSGRDVFFSLCEWGVDDPATWAGSFANSWRTTEDIKNTWESMTDNADKNDKWAPYAGPGGWNDPDMLEVGNGGMTIEEYRSHFSIWALVKAPLILGCDISSMSAETKEIITNQNVIAVNQDKLGVQGRKVQQDGDLEVWAGRLSRGRVALVLWNRGPAEASITASWSNIGLNQSAVVDAHDLWTDEVTSSMQGNLTNKMDSHACKMYVLTPK; this comes from the exons ATGGCGAGAGCGGCGGCGCCCttgctccccttcttcttcctcctgctgTCGTCAACATCGCCGGCGGCCGCCCAGAAGAATCTCCTTGGCCGGACTCCCCAGATGGG GTGGAATAGCTGGAACCACTTCGGCTGCAAGATAGATGAGGTGATAATCCGAAAAATAG CTGATGCCATGGTGGATACTGGTCTTGCGAAACTGGGATATGAGTATATCAACTTAGGTAATCGCTTCGCGTTTCTCGCTCGCTTTGGTTTTCCCCCTTTTCAACTCTTCATGTTTAGAAATGAGGCCTGCAATATTCACAGTGGATATATTTGTTTTGAAACTGCAGACGACTGTTGGGCATCTCATGACAGAGACTCCCAG GGCAATCTAGCTGCAAATGGAACAGCATTTCCATCAGGAATGAGGGCCTTAGCAGATTATGTGCACGGGAAAGGGCTCAAACTTGGACTCTACGGCGATGCAGG ACTGCGAACTTGCAGCAGACTGCAGCCCGGTTCGCTAGGATACGAAGACCAAGATGCGAGAACTTTGGCAGCTTGG GGGATTGACTACCTGAAGTATGACAACTGCAACAACCAAAACATCAGCCCACTAACAAG ATATAACAGGATGAGTGAAGCCCTTATGAATTCTGGAAGGGACGTTTTCTTCTCCCTTTGCGAATG GGGTGTGGATGATCCAGCGACATGGGCAGGCAGCTTTGCAAACAGCTGGAGGACAACAGAAGACATCAAGAACACATGGGAAAG CATGACGGACAACGCTGACAAGAACGACAAGTGGGCACCTTATGCAGGGCCTGGTGGATGGAATG ACCCAGACATGCTGGAAGTAGGAAACGGGGGGATGACAATAGAAGAGTACCGTTCTCATTTCAGCATATGGGCTCTAGTCAAG GCTCCTCTGATACTTGGCTGCGATATCAGCTCAATGAGCGCTGAAAccaaggaaatcatcaccaatcAGAATGTCATTGCAGTTAATCAAG ACAAACTTGGGGTACAAGGGCGTAAAGTGCAACAAGATGGAGATCTAGAA GTTTGGGCTGGTCGCTTAAGTCGAGGGAGAGTTGCTCTTGTGCTGTGGAACAGAGGGCCTGCTGAAGCATCTATTACTGCTAGTTGGAGCAACATTGGTCTAAACCAATCAGCTGTTGTAGATGCTCATGATCTGTGGACA GATGAGGTTACATCATCAATGCAAGGAAACCTGACGAATAAGATGGATTCTCATGCTTGCAAGATGTATGTGTTGACCCCAAAATAG
- the LOC119301191 gene encoding alpha-galactosidase-like isoform X6, translated as MARAAAPLLPFFFLLLSSTSPAAAQKNLLGRTPQMGWNSWNHFGCKIDEVIIRKIADAMVDTGLAKLGYEYINLDDCWASHDRDSQGNLAANGTAFPSGMRALADYVHGKGLKLGLYGDAGLRTCSRLQPGSLGYEDQDARTLAAWGIDYLKYDNCNNQNISPLTRYNRMSEALMNSGRDVFFSLCEWGVDDPATWAGSFANSWRTTEDIKNTWESMTDNADKNDKWAPYAGPGGWNDPDMLEVGNGGMTIEEYRSHFSIWALVKAPLILGCDISSMSAETKEIITNQNVIAVNQDKLGVQGRKVQQDGDLEVWAGRLSRGRVALVLWNRGPAEASITASWSNIGLNQSAVVDAHDLWTDEVTSSMQGNLTNKMDSHACKMYVLTPK; from the exons ATGGCGAGAGCGGCGGCGCCCttgctccccttcttcttcctcctgctgTCGTCAACATCGCCGGCGGCCGCCCAGAAGAATCTCCTTGGCCGGACTCCCCAGATGGG GTGGAATAGCTGGAACCACTTCGGCTGCAAGATAGATGAGGTGATAATCCGAAAAATAG CTGATGCCATGGTGGATACTGGTCTTGCGAAACTGGGATATGAGTATATCAACTTAG ACGACTGTTGGGCATCTCATGACAGAGACTCCCAG GGCAATCTAGCTGCAAATGGAACAGCATTTCCATCAGGAATGAGGGCCTTAGCAGATTATGTGCACGGGAAAGGGCTCAAACTTGGACTCTACGGCGATGCAGG ACTGCGAACTTGCAGCAGACTGCAGCCCGGTTCGCTAGGATACGAAGACCAAGATGCGAGAACTTTGGCAGCTTGG GGGATTGACTACCTGAAGTATGACAACTGCAACAACCAAAACATCAGCCCACTAACAAG ATATAACAGGATGAGTGAAGCCCTTATGAATTCTGGAAGGGACGTTTTCTTCTCCCTTTGCGAATG GGGTGTGGATGATCCAGCGACATGGGCAGGCAGCTTTGCAAACAGCTGGAGGACAACAGAAGACATCAAGAACACATGGGAAAG CATGACGGACAACGCTGACAAGAACGACAAGTGGGCACCTTATGCAGGGCCTGGTGGATGGAATG ACCCAGACATGCTGGAAGTAGGAAACGGGGGGATGACAATAGAAGAGTACCGTTCTCATTTCAGCATATGGGCTCTAGTCAAG GCTCCTCTGATACTTGGCTGCGATATCAGCTCAATGAGCGCTGAAAccaaggaaatcatcaccaatcAGAATGTCATTGCAGTTAATCAAG ACAAACTTGGGGTACAAGGGCGTAAAGTGCAACAAGATGGAGATCTAGAA GTTTGGGCTGGTCGCTTAAGTCGAGGGAGAGTTGCTCTTGTGCTGTGGAACAGAGGGCCTGCTGAAGCATCTATTACTGCTAGTTGGAGCAACATTGGTCTAAACCAATCAGCTGTTGTAGATGCTCATGATCTGTGGACA GATGAGGTTACATCATCAATGCAAGGAAACCTGACGAATAAGATGGATTCTCATGCTTGCAAGATGTATGTGTTGACCCCAAAATAG
- the LOC119301190 gene encoding AP2-associated protein kinase 1-like, translated as MWKPFRQLMPKEHSGPSGGLEGRTIDVGNVKVHVREAIAEGGFSCVYLARDLTNPAKQYALKHVIVHDKESLDLVQKEITVMRALKGHPNVVTLVAHAILDMGRGREALLLMEFCERSLVSALDTRGTAGFYDEEQVALIFRDVCNAVFAMHCQTPPVAHRDLKAENVLLGADGAWKLCDFGSVSTNHKCFDKPEERGIEEDVIRKHTTPAYRAPEMWDLYRREVISEKVDIWALGCLMYRICYLKSAFDGESKLQILNGNYRIPELPKYCSSITSLIEEMLQSSPDARPDITQVWFRVNELLPLELQKDLPDGSPSGSAFELQTTEDEGPSPSWSRDNVRSTPPKGPSSLRSQVPVESKGSAGAFWSTQHAQELAFADDKGSVLDQEPIYDGITKQPQAKNQNTTRNAYRQSLSASVDSSPGDFEIRFSPNGSEYGLEKTQNTKPDNKTSAQTATFSSFVADFDNVKVSSEDNAGSLNTTSKLKEQQLEAEVTLLKEQLKIANLEKEEISLKFDRLSAICSSQRREIQELKQALATASAPAPVKELKENLKAEFSPPSTSLDTPPREKIAGTPPELRQGLFTSSPGTPSPDPKPWSAFPEEPKAQAVVKCARPRSVRTLRASQSNKTGSLSQSKANSGAVPFAFGQDSFKAVPSGTVPSEMSNLGNASQSLNTLKAEVEKDAPYQPAGWTGF; from the exons ATGTGGAAACCGTTCAGGCAGCTCATGCCCAAAGAGCATTCCGGCCCTTCTGGCGGCCTCGAGGGCCGAACCATCGATGTCGGCAATGTGAAAGTGCACGTCCGGGAAGCCATTGCCGAGGGTGGCTTCTCGTGCGTGTACCTCGCCCGAGACCTGACCAACCCGGCGAAGCAGTACGCGCTCAAGCATGTCATTGTCCATGACAAGGAGTCGCTGGACCTGGTGCAGAAGGAGATCACGGTGATGAGGGCGCTCAAGGGGCACCCGAACGTGGTCACTCTCGTCGCGCATGCCATACTGGATATGGGCCGTGGGAGGGAGGCACTTCTGCTGATGGAGTTCTGCGAGAGATCGCTGGTTTCTGCCTTGGACACTAGAGGTACTGCAGGGTTCTATGATGAGGAGCAGGTTGCTCTCATTTTCCGGGATGTTTGCAATGCGGTCTTCGCGATGCACTGCCAGACACCACCTGTTGCTCACAG GGACCTAAAGGCTGAAAATGTGCTTCTTGGTGCTGACGGGGCTTGGAAATTATGTGATTTTGGTAGTGTATCAACAAACCATAAGTGCTTTGATAAACCAGAGGAGAGGGGCATTGAAGAAGATGTCATCAGAAAACATACAACTCCTGCTTATAGGGCTCCTGAG ATGTGGGACTTATACAGGAGGGAAGTTATTAGTGAGAAAGTAGATATATGG GCTCTTGGATGTCTCATGTATAGAATCTGCTACTTAAAATCAGCTTTTGATGGAGAATCAAAGCTTCAGATCCTCAATGGGAACTATCGTATCCCTGAATTACCGAAGTACTGTTCTTCCATTACAAGTCTGATCGAAGAGATGCTTCAGTCCTCTCCAGATGCCAGACCAGACATTACACAG GTATGGTTTCGTGTTAATGAGTTACTTCCTTTGGAGCTGCAAAAGGATTTACCTGATGGATCCCCATCTGGATCAGCATTTGAATTGCAAACTACTGAAGATGAAG GACCCTCTCCATCATGGTCAAGAGACAATGTGAGAAGTACACCTCCGAAAGGCCCTTCCAGTTTGAGGTCACAAGTTCCTGTTGAGAGTAAGGGTTCTGCAGGTGCATTTTGGTCAACTCAACATGCACAAGAACTAGCTTTTGCGGATGACAAGGGGTCAGTTCTAGATCAAGAGCCCATATATGATGGCATAACAAAGCAACCTCAGGCAAAGAACCAGAACACGACACGGAATGCATACAGACAGTCTCTTTCTGCTTCTGTTGATAGTTCTCCTGGGGATTTTGAAATAAGGTTTTCTCCAAATGGTTCAGAATATGGCCTAGAGAAAACCCAAAACACTAAACCAGATAACAAAACCAGTGCACAGACTGCTACTTTTAGCTCCTTTGTGGCAGACTTTGATAATGTTAAGGTGAgctcagaggacaatgccggcagtTTAAACACGACAAGTAAATTGAAAGAACAACAGCTGGAGGCCGAAGTAACTTTACTCAAGGAGCAATTGAAGATAGCAAACTTGGAGAAGGAAGAAATTTCACTGAAGTTTGATAGATTGTCAGCCATTTGCTCCTCTCAGAGGCGGGAGATACAGGAACTTAAACAAGCTCTAGCCACAGCTTCTGCACCAGCGCCAGTTAAGGAGTTGAAAGAAAATTTGAAGGCTGAATTCTCCCCACCCAGCACAAGCCTTGACACTCCG CCAAGGGAGAAGATTGCAGGAACCCCACCAGAGCTCCGGCAAGGTCTATTTACATCAAGTCCAGGGACACCAAGCCCAGATCCCAAGCCATGGTCCGCTTTTCCTGAAGAGCCGAAAGCTCAAGCAGTTGTAAAATGTGCCCGCCCGAGGTCGGTCCGAACTTTAAGGGCATCACAAAGCAACAAAACCGGCTCGCTTAGTCAGTCAAAAGCAAACTCTGGTGCCGTCCCCTTTGCCTTCGGTCAAGATAGCTTTAAGGCTGTACCTTCTGGCACCGTGCCTTCTGAGATGTCAAATTTGGGGAATGCTTCTCAGTCCCTCAACACTCTGAAGGCTGAAGTGGAGAAAGATGCACCCTACCAACCAGCTGGATGGACTGGGTTTTAA